A window of Candidatus Hydrogenedens sp. genomic DNA:
CAGGGGAAGTCTGAGGATTAATTTCTTTATTTTTCTCTTCACCATTCATAGAATGAAACTATATGTTTTCTCCTGTAGTTTGTTATTAAACAACAGTACAAAGATATTATACAAAAACAGAGATAGATAATTAGTTGTTCAAAGATATCCATTTTAAATAAAATATACATGATGATATTTAATAATGGCTTTATAAAATATAATTCAGGAATTATAATTTGGTGAAATTACTTGTTGTTGATGATGATGTAAGTTTTTCAAATCAGTTGAAGCGAGCCTTAGAACAAAAGAATTACAGTTGTTTTGTTTTGAATTCTCCGGAACATGTAGTAGATACAATAAAGAAGGAAGGAATTGCCGTTGTATTGCTTGATGTAATGATGCCCAACACTTCGGGTTTTGAACTGTGCCGACAAATTCGCATTAATAGAGATGTATATAACACGGGGATTATTTTTCTCTCAGCAATGAATGACCCGGAAGAATTAGAACATGGTTTTTCTCAAGGGGGAGATGATTATTTAGTAAAACCTATTTCTTTATCATTACTTCTGTCTCGGCTAAACACTCTGGTATCCTCGATTGAAAATAGCCCATTAGTGGATTCTTATACAGGGCTTGGAAGTTTTCGTTTCATACGGCTGGAACTACAAAGAACTATTTTGCTTCATCAAGCATGTGGATTTGTTTATATAGAATTATTCGGGTTGCCCTCTTTGCAATCTACTCTTTCCAACGCAGATATATTAAAAATAATCAATACTTTTGCAAGACATATAAAAACTGTCGCAAATGCTTATTTTGGGAAAGATTACCA
This region includes:
- a CDS encoding response regulator; the encoded protein is MKLLVVDDDVSFSNQLKRALEQKNYSCFVLNSPEHVVDTIKKEGIAVVLLDVMMPNTSGFELCRQIRINRDVYNTGIIFLSAMNDPEELEHGFSQGGDDYLVKPISLSLLLSRLNTLVSSIENSPLVDSYTGLGSFRFIRLELQRTILLHQACGFVYIELFGLPSLQSTLSNADILKIINTFARHIKTVANAYFGKDYQLGHIGNGHFMCLVPSKNMEIFLKDLKKSWEELLPEIYSNHKLSVEIIKNKKDALLTLYLCGLFCNSNPTISTKSVFDSLRQLYMQCKLQPNNEILIDRRNANFK